In Companilactobacillus allii, one genomic interval encodes:
- a CDS encoding DUF771 domain-containing protein — MTQYIEVPTKPLKIEIPEGMKVVSMDAHGYEGQSLLGRTWTKADMREWCGNKSWDWILENIISNPKYSLQMGAMERKNQIVHKGVKGSPWRIKARPMAEFLDEYWEELPW, encoded by the coding sequence ATGACTCAATATATCGAAGTTCCAACTAAGCCTTTAAAAATTGAGATTCCCGAAGGAATGAAAGTTGTTTCAATGGATGCACATGGCTATGAAGGTCAGTCGTTATTAGGAAGAACGTGGACAAAGGCTGATATGCGTGAATGGTGTGGAAATAAATCCTGGGATTGGATATTAGAAAATATTATTTCCAATCCCAAATATAGCCTCCAAATGGGCGCGATGGAACGTAAGAATCAAATAGTACACAAGGGTGTTAAAGGTAGTCCATGGAGAATTAAGGCACGTCCTATGGCAGAGTTTTTAGATGAATATTGGGAGGAATTACCATGGTAA